A genome region from Leifsonia sp. Root112D2 includes the following:
- a CDS encoding cysteine desulfurase family protein: MIYLDSAATTAVRREVLEAMWPYLTGDFGNPSSHHTVGESAARALADARATVASWLGCRPGEVVFTSGGTEADNLAIKGMALANPRGRHIVTTPIEHEAVLESVDYLRREHDFEVTFLGVDRTGLVEPHELASVLREDTTLATVIYANNEVGTVQPIVELAAVARAAGVPFHTDAVQAAGWLDVSAKTLGVDALSVSGHKIGAPKGIGALFVRGRIPLEPVLHGGGQERGRRSGTENVAGAVALATAARLAERDRVENAARAMAARDTFISAVLASVPDAELTGHPSLRLPATASFVFPGTSGESVLLQLEERGVVSSSGSACAAGSDEASHVLVALGYPEQVAQTAVRFSWSADVTGEQLTPVAASVREAVAAVSTLGR, translated from the coding sequence ATGATCTACCTCGATTCGGCCGCAACTACGGCCGTGCGCCGAGAGGTGCTCGAGGCGATGTGGCCGTATCTGACGGGCGACTTCGGCAACCCGTCCAGCCACCACACGGTCGGTGAATCGGCGGCGCGCGCGCTGGCCGATGCGCGCGCGACCGTCGCATCCTGGCTCGGATGCCGCCCCGGCGAGGTGGTCTTCACCTCGGGCGGAACCGAGGCCGACAACCTTGCCATCAAGGGTATGGCGCTGGCGAACCCGCGCGGTCGCCACATCGTGACGACCCCGATCGAGCACGAGGCCGTTCTCGAATCGGTCGACTACCTGCGGCGCGAGCACGACTTCGAGGTCACGTTTCTCGGCGTCGATCGCACGGGGTTGGTGGAGCCGCACGAGCTGGCATCCGTGCTGCGCGAAGACACGACCCTCGCCACCGTGATATACGCCAACAACGAGGTCGGCACGGTGCAGCCGATCGTCGAGCTCGCGGCCGTCGCACGCGCGGCCGGCGTGCCCTTCCACACGGATGCGGTGCAGGCAGCGGGCTGGCTGGATGTGTCGGCGAAGACCCTCGGCGTGGATGCGTTGAGCGTCTCCGGTCACAAGATCGGCGCCCCGAAAGGCATCGGCGCGTTGTTCGTGCGCGGGCGCATCCCCCTCGAGCCGGTGCTGCACGGCGGCGGGCAGGAGCGCGGGCGTCGTTCCGGCACCGAGAACGTGGCGGGTGCCGTCGCACTGGCCACGGCAGCCCGGCTGGCCGAACGCGACCGGGTCGAGAACGCGGCGCGCGCGATGGCGGCGCGTGACACTTTCATCTCAGCCGTACTGGCGTCGGTTCCCGACGCGGAACTGACCGGGCATCCGAGCCTGCGGTTGCCCGCAACGGCATCCTTCGTCTTCCCCGGCACGAGCGGGGAATCGGTGTTGCTGCAACTGGAGGAGCGCGGCGTCGTGAGCTCGAGCGGTTCGGCATGCGCGGCCGGCAGCGACGAGGCTTCCCACGTGCTCGTGGCGCTCGGCTACCCGGAACAGGTGGCTCAGACCGCTGTACGGTTCTCCTGGTCTGCGGATGTGACGGGCGAGCAATTGACGCCGGTCGCGGCATCCGTTCGTGAGGCGGTCGCCGCCGTCTCGACGCTCGGTCGCTGA